A window of Hemitrygon akajei unplaced genomic scaffold, sHemAka1.3 Scf000046, whole genome shotgun sequence contains these coding sequences:
- the LOC140720699 gene encoding ribonuclease inhibitor-like has product MTLTPIDCAVLSHAIGLCDTIKYLNLEYCHIQCEGIQRLGLGLHKCQELRLGENELGDSGVKLVFSALGNPECKIQKLWLNNVGLTDSGTEDFASALSTNRSLTELDLSDNKLRDSRMKLVSAALRNPECKIQKLVMSGVCLTDSGAEDLASSLSTNPTLTELDLSYNKLGDSGVKLLVAALRNPECKIQKLELKCVGLTDSGAADLASALSTKPSLTELNLSYNELGDSGVKLVSGALRNPECKMQKLWLESVGLTDSGAEDLVSALSTNKSLTELDLRSNSLTDRSVPALRRLILTLPSLERIGLVGNRFTETGEKELRPLQGVRSGLTVEL; this is encoded by the exons atgacactgacccctattgactgcgcggtcctgtctcatgccatcggactctgtgatacaataaaatatCTCAACCTGGAgtactgccacattcagtgtgaaggaatccagcggctgggactcgggctgcacaagtgccaggagttgag acttggggagaatgaactgggagattcaggagtgaaactggtgttttcGGCTCtggggaacccggagtgtaaaatacagaaactgtg gctgaacaatGTCGGTCTAACAGATTCTGGGACCGAGGATTTCGCCtctgctctcagtacaaaccgatcactgacggagctggacctgagtgataataaactgcgAGATTCAAGAATGAAATTGGTGTCTGCGGCTCTcaggaacccagagtgtaaaatacagaaactggt gatgAGTGGTGtctgtctcacagattctggggcaGAGGATCTCGCTTCctctctcagtacaaacccaacactgacggagctggacctgagttataataaattaggagattcaggagtgaaactgttgGTTGCGGCTCtcaggaacccggagtgtaaaatacagaaactgga GCTGAAatgtgtcggtctcacagattctggggccgcggatctcgcctccgctctcagtacaaaaccatcactgacggagctgaacctgagttataatgaactgggagattcaggagtgaaactggtgtctggggctctgaggaacccggagtgtaaaatgcagaaactgtg GCTGGagagtgtcggtctcacagattctggggccgaggatcttgtctccgctctcagtacaaacaaatcactgacggagctggacctgagatCAAAttcgctgacagaccgatctgtccccgctctccgccgcctcatactgacacTCCCGAGTCTGGAGCGGATCGG gctggtggGGAATCGGTTCACTGAGACCGGGGAGAAGGAACTGAGACCTCTACAGGGAGTCAGATCCGGACTGACTGTGGaactgtga